CTGGAAAAAGGATGATATTTTGAAAAGCGGCTGGCTGGAACAGGTTCTGGCGTTTGGGCAGAGCCTTTAAAAAAACAATTTTGTTACTACAAAGCCGGGAGATTCCTCTCCTGGCTGATTTTTTAATTTTGCATTATCAGGAGGATAGCTTTGTACACAATTTCGAAAAAAAATCTGTGGTGTGTCGCCCCATTATTCGAAGGCTGGAGTGAAACACCTGTATGGTCCTGTCTTCAAGGCCATCTTGGTCAGGCTTTTGCAGATGATCCACATAACCCCCAGTCGGCTCAGATATCAATCGGTGATTTCTGTTTTTTTGCCGGTATACCCAATCCAGAGCTCATTAGAAACATTCCCGATCCCAGCAAAGTTCCTGTTATTACTTTAGTCGCACGCCAGGAAAACTGGCATCCATTAATCGAATCTATCTATAATAGGCAATATAAAAAATTTACGCGCTATGCCTTAAAAAAAGAACCCGAAGCTTTCGATTTAGAACAGCTGCGGGCTAATCTTGCAATGCTTCCCCAGGACTGCGAAATTTATCAAATTGACGATTTGCTTTATAACGCTCTGCAAAACGAGGATTGGTCTAAGGATTTATGCTCTCAGTTTAAAAATGCTCAGGACTATACACAAAACGGCCTTGGCTTTGTTATCATAAAAAACCATGAAATCATTGCTGGTGCTTCCTCCTATACTTATTACAACGACGGTATCGAAATCCAAATCGATACCAAGCAGCCTTACCGAAGACAGGGCCTGGCGCGAATTGTAGGCTCACGCCTTATATTAGAATGTCTGCAAGAAAACCTCTATCCAAGCTGGGATGCCGTCAGCCCGGAATCCCTGCACCTTGCCGAGAGTCTTGGGTATTGTCTGGAAACACCCTATACGGCTTATGCTGTGGGGGATATGACATTCTTATCCGCACCACGTTAAAAAACAGGTTCATCGTACAAATCAATTCGTTTTATGCTTTTCATCAATTGTATTGTTTTTATCAACGAGATTATATCTCTCTGGATGTATCGAAATGATTATTGCACTGATGACCACAAGAATAATCAAAAACATGGCTGGAAGGCCTCCAATATTCGAGAGCATCTTAATACCAGTAATGCCTTCTCCCACCGACATCATAATCCAGGTCACCACCGCTACAATAACACCCCAAACCGCAATCAAATAGGTTGGTGGCTCCGGCGAATCCGGTGCGATTCCCTTACTGCAAATGCCTGCAATGGCCATTGTGGTAGAATCGGCTGCGGTTACAAATGAAATCAAAACCGCTACCAAATACAATGGAATAAAAATCTGGCTTAAAGGCAAATTTTTAAACAACTGATAAATTACATTTTCATACCCGGCATTATATGCATCAATAAGGCCCGAATCAGGGTTATTCATCAGCTGATTGACCGTTGCTCCAGAGATAATCATAAACCATACAATACTAAATAAAGCGGTTACAAAAAGGTTCATTGCGATCACATCCTTTACCCGGCGTCCATAGCTGATTCTTCCCAGAAATACCGCGGTCACTGGCGCCCATGCCATCCAGTTCCCCAAATAAAACATCGTCCAATTTTTGGCCCAGGGATCGCCCTCGGCCGTTCCGGTAAACAGTGTACCGCTGAAAAAGGTTGCAATAAACTGTCCTATGCTTTCAATACCAAAACTGAAAATAAAAACGGTCCCCCCAAACAGAAGTATAAACCCCAGTATGACAATATACATTGCCACATTTATATTCGACAGGTATTTTATACCGCGAGTGATCCCCGTAACTGCAGCAATAACGGTCATGCCTCCAATCACAAGAATGATGATTCCCCACACCATCACATTTGAGTCGACACCCATCAGCTTACTGAGTCCACCGTTAATACTGAGCACGCCTGAAGCCAGAGAGGCGGCAAGACCGGTGACCAACGCAAAAACACAGATAAAATCCACCGCTTTGCTCACTCCGCTTCTTCCTTTTTCCGGAATAAGCGGGGCAATGACAGAGCCCAAAGAGAAAGGCTGCCGCATATTATAATAAACAAACGCAAAAACAACCGCTAAAATTGTATAGAGTCCATAGGGCAGAACAGTCCAATGTCTGAAAACTGCTGCCATGGCAAATAACGACGCCTCTGAAGACAGAGCCTCAATGCCGCTTGATACCGGAGGATTAAGAATATGCTGTACGGGTTCAGCCGCTCCCCAAAATACAATGCCCGAAGCCACAGTGGTACAAAGCGTAATACTGAACCAATTCCAAACAGACATCATTGGTTTGGCCTCTTTTCCACCTATGACTATTTTTCCAAAGGGTGAAAAATACAAGCCAATACATACCAGAAAAACGACCAAAGCGGTCAGTAAAAACAACCATCCGAATTCGTCCAATATCCACGCATACAGTGTGCCGGTTAAACTTACAAACGCCGCATTGTCTAAGAAAGCTAATAAAATACAGGTACAGAAAAGCAACACAGCCGGTAAAAAAACCATTAAATTAATCTTTTGATGCTTCATTGTTTTCTCCTAAAGAAAAAAGCGGCCAAATAGTTGGGCCGCTTTTTTAATTTCATTATTTTTCATGAATCAGCTTGTCTTTTTTTCCTCTTTTATAGATAACAAGTGCCAAAACAATTGCAATAACACCCCAAATTGCAATCCAGGCAAAAATCATATTAAAACCTGTTACAGGGTCTTTATCAAGCCATGATCCCATTAGAGAGGTAATAAAAGCGTCTGGAATAAAACCAATAAACGATACAATACCACTGGCAATACCCGTCATGGCCACAGGGATACCGCTTTCTCCCATAATGGAAAAATAGACGGATTTCATCATAAAATACATTAATGATAAAATCATAGTGACAATGATTGCTATAGTAACGAGATTAGACAAAAATGGTGTTGCGACAGCACAAACGATAATCGCGATCAAAACATAGACCAGAAAGATCAATCGTGATTTAAACTTGTCTGCGATAATTCCAGCCCCAATGCCTGCCACAACCGTTAAGACATAGCTGCGGATAATCGCCAGACTGCTTGATACAGAGGCTGAGACTCCTAAAATTTGTGTGGTATACGTTCCCAGGTAATTAATGCCCGCAGCGATAATGGAATAACAGCTGAAAATAAAAAGTCCCATCAACCAGACACCTGGCAGCTTCAAAGCTTTCAGGATACTCCCCTTTTCCTTTTTATCTTCGGTCTCTTTTACATCGCGTGAAACATTCTTAGGCAGAAAAATGATGGCTAAAGCTGCAAAAATAATATAAACAACTGCCCCGATAATCAAAATAGCCCTAAAACCGCCGACGGCATCGGCAAAAAGACTGAGTATCCAGACAAATACAAAGCCAGTTACTGTAGAGACGATACCGCGCATTGCTTCGCTGATCCCAAAAAGCTTTCCTTGTTCCTCCTCAGTTCCGAGATTCCTTAATACAGCAATGTATGGTGACCACAGTGTTGCAGTTGTAAAAAAAGCAAACAATACATAGATAACAAGCAATGCACCATAACTTGGAAAACTTGCCTGCCAGAAGGTCATCGCGGCTGTTCCGACAAAAGACGCCGCCAATAAAAGTTTAGGACTAAACTTTTCTGCCAAAAAACCGCTAATTGGATAACAAAACAACGCAACAAGTCCGTAGACCGCACCTAAATTGCCAAGCTCCATATTGGTAAGCTGAAACGCGGCAATTGTTTGATCATAAAACGTAAAACGAATGTATGGAATAAAGTAAATGATCCCGACCATAAAACTGATCAGTACAACCAGAAAATTCCTCTTCCCTTTTGATAATTCCATGATTTTCTCCTCTAAATTTTTATATTCTGAAATTGAGTCATACAACGGTCCTCATCTCTCAGGTACTTGTCCAAAAGTATTCTTTTTTCTCTCGTAACCTCTGGTGGGACATAGGTATTCAATCTTTTTTGAACGGCTTTCCCCACATAACCGATCAAATCCTGTTCACTCTCGGAACGCCAATTTCCAAGTGATTCTTTATTTAGATAACGGCTGTCATAAAATTCTTTTTTAATAACTTTAAGCATATGGGTGTTAAAGTAACTTCCTCTGGGGCCTGCATTCTTTATAGCATCATAACAGCTTGTCTCCTCTGAGCAATCTATTCCACGGTACAACCGCGCCAGCATTTCAATAATTTCTTCATCGATCAGATACTTTTCAAGACAAAATATTTTCTCATGATCAAGACTGCCCAATGAAAAGCTCATCATATCGCATTGAAGATCGTCAAACACCTCCCGGTAATGCGCCATGGCTTCAATACCAGCAGCAGCATCCAGCTCCTGTCCTCTAAAAGGAAGATTATCCATCATAAACGGCACTTGATAATACCTCCACACTTGCGCCGCCAGCCTTAAAACATTTTTGCTCGCAATGTTTACGGCCCTCTTACCATTATGACTACAGGATATCTGATTAGATACTGTAAAGATCACGGCATGCCCTGCAAAAAGCTTTTGGATAATACAGCAGTAACCCAAAGCTGCAGCGTTGACCCGAACACAAAGGGCTTCTTCCGTTAGCAATTCATTCTCTTTTACAGTGCTATGAATTCTCAATAAAACTGCCTGGTGAAACCCGGTTACACACTCCAAACACTCCATCTGCTTCCATGTAACAGCGCTGTCGTCATATACCTCCAATGGAACAGCTAGCTGGTACACATTTTTTTGTTCAAAATAATCGCCGATGAGTTTGAGTGATTCATACAAATCCGTTTTATTATCACATCTTCCTGGAAAAACAACCAAGGGTTTATTACTGTATTTAAGTAAAAAAGCTACTTGTTCGGTCTGTTTCCAATGACTGGAAAACCAGGGATAATACGTTGAAAAGTTAATAATGCGGCTGGTATCGATCAGCTTAAAAATATCAATACCATCTGTTTTATAAAAAGTATGTGCGTTGTTGTTTTTTAAGAATAATTTTGGTGTACCTGTAAATCCATAATAGCTTTTTGATCTTCCAATAGCTAAATCAGACACATCTGTTTTCAGCTGGATCATCGAAGGGCATAATTTGAGAGCATGCTCGATTTCATAATCCTTAAATTTTATTCTTCCTTTCTCTATCGTAAACCCTCTTTTCCTAAACCAGTCTGCCAGTTTTGTATCTTCTAACAACAGACCGTTTTTCTTTAAAAGGGCTTTTGATTGTTCATGAAGGTTCCCATTTTTTTCAAAGTAATTTTTTTCAGCGCACATACTTAACCTCTTTGTCCTGTTAAATTCTTTCCTTATAAGCTTCTGGCAGATATGGCATTAAAAGCTCATTTTGTTCTCTGGTGATCACCGGCGGCATGTAGCCGGAGATACGGCTTCTAACAGCTTCTTCAAGAGTATCACGCAGCGGTGTCCCTCCCTGTGCCTGCCATTGATTGGGGTCATCCTTATTCAGATATTTAGGTAAAATAAACTCTTCCCGATACATTTTTGGTGTTCTGCCAGTTACGAAGGTTCCACGAGGTCCGGCTTTTTGAAGATCTTTGAAGCAAAGTTTCTTTTCAGTGGTATCCACTCCTTTTATTAGGCGTCTGACATAATTCCAAATCTCCTCATCTACCAGAAATTTTTCAAAGCTGATGACATTGAATGATCCAATGGTACCACAGCTATGCATGACCAAATCAGGATTGCACTCTTCTGTTGTCTGAATCATCAGCATCGATTCTAAACCCGCCTGCATGTCCATATCCTTAGCATCACTCAAGCCGCCACCAGTTCTAAATGGCAGATTGTAATATTCAGCAAGTCCTGCTGTAGCATAACTGACAAGCGCTGTCTCTGGTGCCCCAATACTCAACTGAATGGTACGAAGGTTTGTCGAGCCTGAAGTATTTCCATATAAAACTGGCGTTCCAGGATTAATGAGCTGTATAAGCGTCAATCCTGCTAAAATCTCGGCGTTTGTCTGTGCAATCATTGAAGCGACCGATGCCGGCGCAGTCATCATCGGCATAGCGCATGGACAAATCCAGATTGGCTGGTTTTCTGCACAGATGCCCAATAGCTTTTCTATGGGATCATGATCATATGTTAACGGCGAAATCGGGTTAATATCGCCAAGGGCTACATACCCGTCAATGCCATAAAATCGCTTGACAAGCTGGTAGCCCTCCTGGGTAACCTCGCGAACCGAACGGTTCTCAGGCATGTGGAAGGTATCTACCTTTAACATAATATTGCGCTGATTGCAATACTTCAGAGACATAGCAATCAAATAAAACATTTTTTGCTCTGTTGTGAATCCTTTTAAATCTGGAAGATAATTTAGATAACCGACGTTGACGACTGGGCTGGTATCCGCAAGTTTGAATTGATTAATAGTGTCTTTATTATCCATCTTGCGTATTTTACCTTTTTCTGAAATATAAATATTTCCCATTGCCGGCATGCATACCTTCGATCCCCCGCCCAGATTGATGGTCTTGCCATCGCCTATGTTTACTTCAAAGCTTTCCGGCACCTTTTTTAAAGCTTTGTTTAACAGGGCTTCGTCAATAAAAACAATATCTCCATCAACCTTTGCGCCATGCTTTTTAAAAAGTTCAATAGCTGTTTCATGTTCAAATTTAACTCCAATTTCACTTAAAATTTTTATACTTTCTTCGTGAATCGTTTGAATATCTTTCTTAGAAATAAATCGTTCGTATGGTTTCATAATCTCCCCCTTGACAACT
The DNA window shown above is from Eubacterium limosum and carries:
- a CDS encoding trimethylamine methyltransferase family protein is translated as MCAEKNYFEKNGNLHEQSKALLKKNGLLLEDTKLADWFRKRGFTIEKGRIKFKDYEIEHALKLCPSMIQLKTDVSDLAIGRSKSYYGFTGTPKLFLKNNNAHTFYKTDGIDIFKLIDTSRIINFSTYYPWFSSHWKQTEQVAFLLKYSNKPLVVFPGRCDNKTDLYESLKLIGDYFEQKNVYQLAVPLEVYDDSAVTWKQMECLECVTGFHQAVLLRIHSTVKENELLTEEALCVRVNAAALGYCCIIQKLFAGHAVIFTVSNQISCSHNGKRAVNIASKNVLRLAAQVWRYYQVPFMMDNLPFRGQELDAAAGIEAMAHYREVFDDLQCDMMSFSLGSLDHEKIFCLEKYLIDEEIIEMLARLYRGIDCSEETSCYDAIKNAGPRGSYFNTHMLKVIKKEFYDSRYLNKESLGNWRSESEQDLIGYVGKAVQKRLNTYVPPEVTREKRILLDKYLRDEDRCMTQFQNIKI
- a CDS encoding BCCT family transporter, coding for MKHQKINLMVFLPAVLLFCTCILLAFLDNAAFVSLTGTLYAWILDEFGWLFLLTALVVFLVCIGLYFSPFGKIVIGGKEAKPMMSVWNWFSITLCTTVASGIVFWGAAEPVQHILNPPVSSGIEALSSEASLFAMAAVFRHWTVLPYGLYTILAVVFAFVYYNMRQPFSLGSVIAPLIPEKGRSGVSKAVDFICVFALVTGLAASLASGVLSINGGLSKLMGVDSNVMVWGIIILVIGGMTVIAAVTGITRGIKYLSNINVAMYIVILGFILLFGGTVFIFSFGIESIGQFIATFFSGTLFTGTAEGDPWAKNWTMFYLGNWMAWAPVTAVFLGRISYGRRVKDVIAMNLFVTALFSIVWFMIISGATVNQLMNNPDSGLIDAYNAGYENVIYQLFKNLPLSQIFIPLYLVAVLISFVTAADSTTMAIAGICSKGIAPDSPEPPTYLIAVWGVIVAVVTWIMMSVGEGITGIKMLSNIGGLPAMFLIILVVISAIIISIHPERYNLVDKNNTIDEKHKTN
- a CDS encoding MFS transporter: MELSKGKRNFLVVLISFMVGIIYFIPYIRFTFYDQTIAAFQLTNMELGNLGAVYGLVALFCYPISGFLAEKFSPKLLLAASFVGTAAMTFWQASFPSYGALLVIYVLFAFFTTATLWSPYIAVLRNLGTEEEQGKLFGISEAMRGIVSTVTGFVFVWILSLFADAVGGFRAILIIGAVVYIIFAALAIIFLPKNVSRDVKETEDKKEKGSILKALKLPGVWLMGLFIFSCYSIIAAGINYLGTYTTQILGVSASVSSSLAIIRSYVLTVVAGIGAGIIADKFKSRLIFLVYVLIAIIVCAVATPFLSNLVTIAIIVTMILSLMYFMMKSVYFSIMGESGIPVAMTGIASGIVSFIGFIPDAFITSLMGSWLDKDPVTGFNMIFAWIAIWGVIAIVLALVIYKRGKKDKLIHEK
- a CDS encoding trimethylamine methyltransferase family protein — translated: MKPYERFISKKDIQTIHEESIKILSEIGVKFEHETAIELFKKHGAKVDGDIVFIDEALLNKALKKVPESFEVNIGDGKTINLGGGSKVCMPAMGNIYISEKGKIRKMDNKDTINQFKLADTSPVVNVGYLNYLPDLKGFTTEQKMFYLIAMSLKYCNQRNIMLKVDTFHMPENRSVREVTQEGYQLVKRFYGIDGYVALGDINPISPLTYDHDPIEKLLGICAENQPIWICPCAMPMMTAPASVASMIAQTNAEILAGLTLIQLINPGTPVLYGNTSGSTNLRTIQLSIGAPETALVSYATAGLAEYYNLPFRTGGGLSDAKDMDMQAGLESMLMIQTTEECNPDLVMHSCGTIGSFNVISFEKFLVDEEIWNYVRRLIKGVDTTEKKLCFKDLQKAGPRGTFVTGRTPKMYREEFILPKYLNKDDPNQWQAQGGTPLRDTLEEAVRSRISGYMPPVITREQNELLMPYLPEAYKERI
- a CDS encoding GNAT family N-acetyltransferase yields the protein MYTISKKNLWCVAPLFEGWSETPVWSCLQGHLGQAFADDPHNPQSAQISIGDFCFFAGIPNPELIRNIPDPSKVPVITLVARQENWHPLIESIYNRQYKKFTRYALKKEPEAFDLEQLRANLAMLPQDCEIYQIDDLLYNALQNEDWSKDLCSQFKNAQDYTQNGLGFVIIKNHEIIAGASSYTYYNDGIEIQIDTKQPYRRQGLARIVGSRLILECLQENLYPSWDAVSPESLHLAESLGYCLETPYTAYAVGDMTFLSAPR